CCGCAAACATATCATCAGCATTGTAGGCAGGCGGATTGAGAAGGTAAGCACCTGTTGCACCGGAAAATGCTTTGGTGAGTGCTTCTACATCTGTCACATCAGCAACAGCTACTTCTGCACCTCGCTGCGCCCAAACGTCACCTTTGCTAGCATTTCTCACCACAACTCGCACGGATGCACCATGTTCGATTAAAGTTTCGGCGGCGGCTGCTCCTGTTTGACCAGTGGCTCCTAGTACAACGTAAATTTCTTGTTCGCTCATAATCTTTATTACCAGTAATTGAAAAATTTGGAAGCGAATATATCGATTTATATCCTATCTGGTTCAGTTATTATCTCACTGTTCATACGTTTATTTTATTTTTTTTACTATTAATTCAATTTACTATTTAAAATATTGACCTTTAGAACTAAATACACATTTTTAAGGGGGGATTTGAAAGCAGACTGCTACCTTAATAAGGGGTATTATAAAGATTATAACGCTGTAATTACTAGATTTAGAAACCCCCAACCCCCTTTATTAAGAGGGGCTAAGAAAAAGTCAGACTCATAACTAGCAACTTGAGTTATTACTTTCCGTTCGTTCAAATTTGCACAATTCTTCCCAAGCTATCTGGGCTAATTTTTGTGCCGCGCCTGGTTGTCCTCTGACTGCTCGCAAACTAGAACGCATTCGATCTAACTCCTCTGGATGATTCAAATAATTTAAAACCAATCCTGCAATATCTTCAGGTATCAATTTTCCGACTAATTCCGGTACGATTTCCCTGTTTGCCCAAATATTTGGCCATGCAAATAAACGTTTATTTCGCAATACCACCCAGTTAATCGATTTAGCGAATAAAGAGCCTATTAATGGCAGATTAGCTAACAATCCCGGCAACCCATCCCAACTACGCATTGCATCTAACTGTTGGGTGGGAATTAACACCAGCATCGGCACTGCTAAAGCACCCAATTCTGCTGTATTAGCTCCCACTGTAGTTAAGCAAATCCGACATTGAAACAACAAATCGTAAGCGGGTGATTGAGTAAATAATTCTACTCGCAAGCCAGCCTTTGTTTTTAGAAAAGGTGTTTCAGGCTGAGGGGGAATAATTAGTTCAGCGCTTCCCCAACCTAATTTTTCAATCGCGGGATTTTGTTGAGGATCGGCAAATCGAGCTAGTTTTTGAATATCCAAAGTAGGAGCAACAAAAATCCCGAAACGAGTTTGGGGATTACTAGCGTGAATGCGTTCTGCGATCGCTAAACCTAAAGGTACGCCCTGAGCCAATTTTGCGGCTTTCGAGCCGGGAAGCAAACCAATTAATTCAGTTTGGGAATGAGGAGATTCTTCGGTGACTTGATTTCCGGCTTCTGCCATCAAATCCCCAACTACGGTAAATTGGCGAGCGTATTTCTGAGGAACTTTAGCGACAATTTCTGGTTTCATTACCCCAAATCGATCGATCCAGTTATGCCAACGCGCTTCCCACTCAGCGTAAACAACAGTACGATAACCCAAGCGTTTACCAATTACTACAGTAAAAAATTGATCTCCACCTAAAAAAATCACTACGCCTCGATCGCGCCAATCCCAATTTTCAGCGGTTTTACCCCACAGCAAGAAATCAAAAAAATGTTCTGGTGCTTGTACGCGATCGACTTCTGGATAACTGCGGGCAATTTCTGCCTCTTTACCACTGGCATTGGGACAAGGAGATAACACTACCGAGATGCGGATTTGCGATCGATCGTATCCCAGTTGTTGTCGCAGTTGTTGCACCACCGGACGCACCCAGGTTGCCAACTCCCCAGGCCCATTTGAGAGAATTAGAATATCGGCGTTCATCGTTTGCGGTTCATCTTTCATAGTTCATAGTTAATCGTAATCAACAATAAACAATGTGCAACGAACCGCGAACGATCGACATTCAAACCTTTTTAGGTGAAGAAAACTGTTCCTGGTAGGAAAA
This genomic stretch from Leptolyngbyaceae cyanobacterium harbors:
- a CDS encoding lipid-A-disaccharide synthase — its product is MKDEPQTMNADILILSNGPGELATWVRPVVQQLRQQLGYDRSQIRISVVLSPCPNASGKEAEIARSYPEVDRVQAPEHFFDFLLWGKTAENWDWRDRGVVIFLGGDQFFTVVIGKRLGYRTVVYAEWEARWHNWIDRFGVMKPEIVAKVPQKYARQFTVVGDLMAEAGNQVTEESPHSQTELIGLLPGSKAAKLAQGVPLGLAIAERIHASNPQTRFGIFVAPTLDIQKLARFADPQQNPAIEKLGWGSAELIIPPQPETPFLKTKAGLRVELFTQSPAYDLLFQCRICLTTVGANTAELGALAVPMLVLIPTQQLDAMRSWDGLPGLLANLPLIGSLFAKSINWVVLRNKRLFAWPNIWANREIVPELVGKLIPEDIAGLVLNYLNHPEELDRMRSSLRAVRGQPGAAQKLAQIAWEELCKFERTESNNSSC